A region from the Lolium perenne isolate Kyuss_39 chromosome 4, Kyuss_2.0, whole genome shotgun sequence genome encodes:
- the LOC127296801 gene encoding probable serine/threonine-protein kinase PBL16, with amino-acid sequence MGNCWFKGNPYFNRVSSNATKSESPKLQSPSERAEKDDSLLPSNPKEVEELRKDSARKNPLIAFTFEELKSITKNFRQDSVLGGGGFGRVYKGYITNDLRQGLAVEEPLRVAVKVHDGDNSYQGHREWLAEVIFLGQLSHPNLVKLVGYCCENDHRVLVYEFMPLGCVESHLFSRVMLPLPWSTRMKIALGAARGLAFLHEAERPVIYRDFKTSNILLDEEYNAKLSDFGLAKDGPVGDKSHVSTRIMGTYGYAAPEYIMTGHLTAMSDVYSYGVVLLELLTGRKSLDRSRPVREQTLADWAFPLLTHRKKVLGIVDPRLAADDYPVKAVHKTAMLAYHCLSKNPKARPLMRDIVATLEPLQQQPVALVGDNTTNTGVGGGGS; translated from the exons ATGGGTAACTGCTGGTTTAAAGGGAATCCATATTTTAACAGGGTTTCTTCCAATGCAACGAAGTCAG AATCTCCAAAATTGCAGAGCCCGTCGGAGAGAGCCGAGAAGGATGACAGCCTATTGCCCTCCAACCCGAAGGAGGTAGAGGAGCTGCGTAAGGACTCGGCTCGGAAGAACCCTTTGATAGCGTTTACATTCGAGGAACTCAAGAGCATCACGAAGAACTTCAGGCAGGACTCGGTTCTAGGCGGAGGTGGGTTTGGCAGAGTCTACAAAGGGTACATCACCAATGATCTTCGCCAAGGGTTAGCAGTCGAAGAGCCGTTGCGAGTTGCGGTCAAGGTCCATGATGGAGACAACAGCTACCAAGGCCACAGGGAGTGGCTG GCCGAGGTAATATTTCTTGGGCAACTCTCGCACCCAAATCTAGTGAAGTTGGTCGGGTATTGCTGCGAAAATGATCACCGGGTTCTTGTTTATGAGTTCATGCCTCTGGGATGTGTGGAATCGCATCTGTTTTCAA GGGTGATGTTGCCACTGCCATGGTCCACCAGAATGAAAATTGCACTCGGAGCTGCAAGGGGACTTGCCTTCCTACACGAAGCTGAGAGGCCAGTCATTTACAGGGATTTCAAGACGTCAAACATATTGCTAGACGAG GAGTATAATGCGAAGCTCTCTGACTTTGGGCTCGCGAAAGACGGACCGGTCGGTGACAAGTCGCACGTTTCAACGCGCATCATGGGCACCTACGGTTACGCTGCCCCGGAGTACATCATGACAG GGCACTTGACGGCGATGAGCGACGTGTACAGCTACGGGGTGGTGCTGCTGGAGCTGCTAACGGGGCGCAAGTCGCTGGACAGGTCGAGGCCGGTGAGGGAGCAGACGCTGGCGGATTGGGCGTTCCCGCTGCTCACGCACAGAAAGAAGGTACTGGGCATCGTCGACCCCAGGCTCGCCGCCGACGACTACCCGGTGAAGGCCGTGCACAAGACGGCCATGCTCGCCTATCACTGCCTCAGCAAGAACCCCAAGGCCCGGCCGCTCATGCGCGACATCGTCGCCACCCTCGAGCCCCTGCAGCAGCAGCCGGTGGCGCTGGTGGGGGACAACACGACGAACACCGGTGTGGGCGGTGGCGGCAGCTGA